In Shewanella sp. GD04112, the sequence TAGATTGCTTTATGATCCGCTGTTACTTATCTGCCATGGCATTTAAAAATAATGGACTGACAGACAGTGACATAGTGCTTTGTTTTCAGATCTATAGCGTTGTGCGCCAACATAAAGCGAAATTTGCCGAGGGCATCAATCAGACCCTGCAAGAATGTGGTATTGATAGTATTCCCGCCGCCATCAGTCTATTAAAAACCTCGTGATCGCCGAGGCGAGACTGCCGAAATAGCACCAACGGCAGTCTTTGCGTATCAGCCGACGCCTCTATAGTGGCAAGACTGAAGCTGGCCGCCATTTCCCAGTAAGCTTTAATTTTGTTGCAAAAGGCGCCCGAACACGTAAACCCCATTGGCTTTTTCTGCAATAACTTGAATTCTGACTATCCATCCCCATATTTAGTCCATCATCCACCGCAGAATTTTCATTGCGGGCAAGAGAAGAGGATTCATTGTGACCACTATCGTATCAGTACGCCGTAATAACCAAGTTGTCATCGCTGGCGATGGCCAAGTCTCCCTAGGCAATACCGTCATGAAAGGTAACGCCAAAAAAGTGCGTCGCTTGTATCACAACAAAGTGTTGGCAGGTTTTGCTGGCGGCACCGCCGACGCTTTTACCCTATTTGAGCGTTTCGAGTCCAAACTCGAGATGCACCAAGGTCACCTATTACGCTCGGCTGTTGAACTTGCCAAAGATTGGCGTACCGACCGTATGCTGCGCAAACTCGAGGCTATGCTAGTGGTCGCCGATGCCGAAGCCTCACTTATTATCACAGGTAATGGTGACGTAGTGCAGCCAGAGCATGATTTAGTCGCTATTGGCTCGGGCGGCAACTATGCCCAAGCGGCGGCACTGGCACTACTGCAAAATACCGAATTATCGGCGCTGGAAATTGCAGAAAAGTCATTGACTATTGCCGGCGATATCTGCGTATTCACCAATCAATTCAAGACAATTGAAGAACTTAATTACTAACAGGGCGTGAGGAATATTATGTCTGAAATGACCCCCCGTGAGATTGTCCACGAGCTGGATGCCCACATTATCGGCCAGAAAAAGGCCAAACGTTCCGTCGCCGTCGCCCTGCGTAACCGCTGGCGCCGCATGCAGCTAGATGCCGATTTCCGTCAAGAAGTTACCCCAAAAAATATTCTGATGATTGGCCCAACCGGCGTAGGTAAAACTGAAATCGCCCGCCGTTTGGCCAAACTCGCCAACGCGCCATTTATCAAGGTTGAAGCCACTAAGTTCACCGAAGTGGGTTACGTGGGTAAAGAAGTCGAGCAAATCATCCGTGATTTAACCGACATCGCCATCAAGCTGACCCGCGAGCAGCAAATGGGCAAATGCCGCCAACGCGCCGAAGAACACGCTGAAGAGCGCATTCTCGATGCCCTGCTGCCCAAGCCGAAAAATGACTGGGATAACACGGAAAGCGATACCAGCTCCAATACCCGTCAAATCTTCCGTAAGAAGCTGCGCGAAGGCCAATTAGATGACAAAGAAATCGATATCGACGTGGCCCAGCCACAAATTGGTATTGAAATCATGTCACCGCCCGGCATGGAAGAAATGACCAACCAACTGCAAAGCCTGTTTAAAAACATGGGCCAAGCACCGGCAAAACGTCGCAAGATGAAGATCAAAGAAGCCTTTAAGCTGTTGATCGAAGAAGAAGCGGCCAAGCTGGTAAATCAAGAAGATTTAAAAGAGCAAGCCATTGAATTGGTTGAGCAGCACGGTATCGTGTTCCTCGACGAAATCGACAAAATCTGTAAGCGTGGCGAAACCTCAGGCCCAGACGTTTCCCGCGAAGGCGTACAGCGCGACCTATTACCTTTAGTCGAAGGCTGCACAGTCACCACTAAACACGGCATGGTGAAAACCGACCATATTCTGTTTATTGCGTCGGGCGCATTCCAGATGTCAAAACCATCGGATTTAATCCCTGAGCTACAAGGCCGTTTACCGATCCGCGTTGAGCTAGATGCGCTATCAGCCGATGATTTTAAACGCATTTTAACTGAGCCACATGCCTCACTGACCGAGCAATATATCGCGCTGATGGCCACCGAAGGCGTGACCATTGAGTTTACCGAATCAGGCATTGAGAGCATAGCCAAAGCGGCATGGCAGGTGAACGAGCGCACCGAAAACATTGGTGCCCGTCGTCTGCATACCGTGATGGAAAAGCTGATGGAAGATATCTCCTATGAGGCTTCTGACAAGTCTGGCAGCTCATTTGTGATTGATGCCGATTATGTGAGTGCTCACTTAGATAATCTGGTTCAAGACGAAGACCTAAGCCGCTTTATCCTGTAACTAGGGCTGTTATCCAAGCCTACTATGTTCGTTCCGAACATTGAGTGCAAAATTGTGACTGTGGCTAAGGCTTACACTTTGTAACCTTAGCCACAAATTGTTATGTTACAGCTTGTCCATTCTCAGCATTTTCTTGGCACTACCTATGACCACTAGCACACCCAATGTCACCGATCTTAAGCTCAAGCGTAAATCGCGCATTTTAGAAATCAGCTTCGATAACGGCGAGCAGTATCAACTCAGCTGTGAGATGTTACGCGTCTATTCTCCCTCCGCCGAAGTGCATGGTCACGGTAACCCTAAGCTGGTCACCCACAAGAAAAACGTCAATATCACCCGCATCGAACCCGTAGGTAACTACGCGGTAAAAATCGTCTTCGACGATGGCCATGATACTGGCCTATTCTCCTGGCAAGTGCTTTACGATCTCGCTACTCACCAAGTGGAACTATGGGAAAAGTACCTTGCACGCCTACGAGCCGAAAAGGCTTCACGCGAACCCTTGATCGCGATGAATATAAAGTACAACTAATCGAATTAAAGTCGTGGGGCTTCACCCCACACCCGACCAAGGAGGACTGCTCGTCCTATCCTCCTTGGATGCTCCAAGACGCCCCAACGGAGTTGAAAGCCCCTTGGGCATAAAGCGTTCTTATGCTATCGCGTCAGACGCTCGTCCCTGATTCGACTGACGTTATCTCGGCATCCATGCCTCGCTCACGCAACGAACGCAAATGCCCTGCGGCAACTCCGAGGGGATGTGTATTCTGTAACTTCGGCGTAAGCTGTTAATACCAAGAGCAATCAACATTGTAAAATTTAACAATGGGTGTCTCGATAAATGCCATGAGTAGTTTGTGAATCTGTTACTTCTCTTGCTGATCTGAGTATCTAAGGAAAGATAATGTCGGAAAAAGTCCCCTGCACAGCCTGCCAAACCTTAATCATGCCAAGCACCGCCGAGCGCAACGCAGGCTTATGTATGCCCTGCAAAAATGGCAATCGTGAAAATATTGAGCAGGCAAAAGCCTACTACCAAAAGGAGCGGGAATTAGATAAAACCTGCCCTTTTAGAGCGTTGTTGCGAGATATTGTGGTGCGGGTGCACGACGATAAGCAGGGCTTTCACACGTTAAGTGAAGCGGCGCAGCACTATTACGCCGTCAATTGTCTCTCTGGCGAAGTCTACAACGGCGGCTTTATCCAGTATTTCGATAACTCATCGGGTGAGCATTATGCTGTTGCCGAGCGCGGCCTTGAGCAAATTGGCGCTTTGCACTCGTTAGCCCTATTACAACAGGCTAAACAGGTGGTATTTGGCGACGATCCCGTCCCCACAGATAGAGATCTGCGTCTGGCCGCAACCGATAATCCAGTCGCCGAAGCCCGACTCAATCAACTCGATGATGAGTTTTATAAAGATTTGGATAATCTTGATATCAAGCTAGAGAGCTATGCAATACAAACTGGATTGGTTAGCGCAATCGAATGATTGCGGGTTTATTTTGAATACTTTACGCAAGTAATTAAGCAATACCTTTCAGTAGTCTTTTTAAGTTTAAAGTCGTGGGGCTTCACCCCATACCCGACCAAGAAGGAGAAAAGCGCCTGTTCCCCTTTTGGATATCCCCCGGCGTCCCCAACGGAGTTGAAAGCCCCTTGGGCATTAAGCATCCTTATGCTATCGCGTCAGACGCTCGGCCCTGATTCGACTGACGCTATCTCGGCCTCTGATAGGCAGGATGACTGAATGTCGTGAAGTGCATGGTCAATGATGTTCCATACATCATACTGACATTTTCCATTTCCTTATGGATCAGATGCACATGAACGACCATGCCTCGCTCACGCAACGAACGCAAATGCCCTATGGCAACTCCGAGGGTATGTGTATTCTGTAACTTCTGTGTAAGCTTTAATCTAAAAGAGTTTTGCATGTCCTATCTTTCCATATCTTTCAATGAAGCGTCATTGTCAGCCAATGAAACGGCATGAAACCCTTGCCTTCGTAGCACTATTTTAGGTCAGCGAAGGCGCACTACCCATTTCAATGCAAAGCGGCACCAAAGTAACTCCTAGCGACCACTGCTGGCAGCGTTTAAGAACTTAGGTGCTTAATCGCTTAAGCCACAACAACGCTTATTGACAAATTGCTATGATAACGATATTCATATTGGGCATTTTTCGAGCAGTTTCAGATAACACAGTCTCTATCTACTCATCATTAAAGGGAATTATATGAAATCACACAATTTAATTTTGATGCTAGCCACTGTTTTTTGGGGTACATGCTTTACCATCCAAACAGTGGCCAACGATAAGTTACCGCCCTGCAAAGAAGGGTACTGCCAGAAAATTATTCAAGATATAGGTAATGATAAAGCAACACTGCAGGTATGGACTGAAGACGGCAAAGTGATTTATTCAAATAGCCTTGACTTGGATAAAACAGCAAAGTTAGCACATATCACTCGCGACAACGAATCGGTAGATATCAGTCAAGCTTCCTTCTCCCCAAAACTGTTGCCGATTGATTGTGCTAAAGAGAGCTGCTCAACGACAATTTTGACAACCTACGCCACTGAGACAACGTTGGAGAGCGTCCTCACCTTATTTGTTTACCACAAAGGTGAGCTACTCTCGGTTAGTGCAACGCCGATGAAAGCCCTGATACCTGTTGAATTGACCAAGAATCAAGGTTAAATTTTGCCGCCAACCCTCACCGAATAAAGGGCGAGGGTTTCGCTTAAAACGACTTTGCGCTGATCCCGCTCCCCATTTCACCGTAACCCTTAATTGCAATAGTCATCCACCAGAGTCCACCTAATGCAATCACAGCAGCAATTACAGCACTTCCATACGGTCAGGCTAATTTTAGGCGATCAGCTTAATGCGCTGCATACTTGGTATAAGCAAGTCGTCATTAAGACTGAGTGTCAATATTGCTTTATTGTTTTTTGAAAATAAAAAGACACATATATTATTCCATTGTACAAAGTCGATTACGCCCACTTCTCTTTGCTTGATATAATGCTTTATCGGCACGTGATACTACGCTGATATCAGTGTCAGAATCCTTCAACACAGCCAAGCCAAAACTCGCTGTAACCGCAATGGATAAATCATCAAGCTTCAGCGGCTTTTCATTAAGCGCTTTAATTAATTCTTCAGTCCGTTGTATTGCACTTTGATAGCAATAACCTTCAAATATAAGCAAAAACTCTTCACCACCAAATCGATACACTTGGTCGGTTGAGTGGATTGAATTTTTTAAGAAATGGGCAAAACAAACTAAAACCTGATCGCCAACGTCATGACCATACTCGTCATTGATTTTCTTAAAATAATCAATATCTGCTAATACAAAGTAGACATCACGGAAATTTAACGAGCCACCCATTGTTAAATTTCTAAATGTGGCAGTAAGCATTACTCGGTTTGCTTTGTATGACTTGCAAACAACGCAAAAGCAGAAGGAGTTCACCTCCCCTCGGAGTTGCCGCAGGGCATTTGCGTTCGTTGCGTGAGCGAGGCATGGATGCCGAGATAGCGTCAGTCGAATCAGGGACGAGCGTCTGACGCGATAGCATTAGAACGCTAAATGCCCAAGGGGCTTTCAACTCCGTTAGGGGCGTCTTGGCTGATGTGAAAACAATAGGCAAGGAGGATAGGACGAGCAGTCCTCCTTGGTCGGGTGTGGGGTGAAGCTCCACGACGTTGACGTTGACTTTGCTTTTAAAAGCCTTTTAAACGCAATAAACGAAGTTTACAAATAAACCTTATTATCGAAATCCCGACAAATACCCCGCCTTGTGATCCTCACAGTGCTGCAATCCGTAATGTTCAGCAATATTCCATCGTGAAAGATGTAACCGCGACAGTCATCCATCAGAGTCCAGCTAATGCAATTACGGCAGCAATTACAACACTTCCATACGGTTAGGCTGATTTTAGGCGATCAGCTTAATGCCCAGCATACTTGGTATCAGCAAGTCGATCCCAAAGTGCTGTATTTAATTGCAGAATTGCATCAAGAAAACACCTATGTGACCCACCATGTGCAAAAGATTTGCGCGTTTTTCAGTGCCATGGCGCAGTTTGCCAGCGAGCTTGGCGCGGCGGGGCATCAAGTGCGTTACCTCACCCTCGACGAAACCCAAGACTTTGCCGATCTTAATGCCTTACTCCAACACTATGTTGCCGAAACAGGGGCGATTAAGTTTGAATATCAACGGCCTGACGAATATCGACTCCTCGCGCAATTAAGCCAGTTGAAGTTGGCCAATGCCGTTGTGAATTGCGTCGATACCGAGCACTTTTTATTGCCCTTTGACGAAATTGATAGGGAGTTTCCCCAAGGGCAACACAGGCTGATGGAGCATTTTTATCGGCGCATGCGCAAAAGATTCAATATCTTAATGACGGATGGCAAGCCCGTAGGCGGTCAGTGGAACTATGATGCGAGCAACAGGCAAAAGCTTAAATCCCAAGATATCAAATCGCTCCCAACACCCTTGATGTTTGGCCACAATGTGCAAGACATTCTCGAGCGTCTTCAACGCCATGGGATTAATACTATGGGCAAGGCGGATACTCATTTACTCTGGCCGATAAACCGTGCACAAAGCCTCGAATTACTAAAACATTTTTGTGAGTATTGCCTGCCCGCCTTTGGCCGCTTTCAAGATGCGATGACCCAGCAACATCCAGCGCAGTGGTGCCTGTACCATAGTCGGCTGTCCTTTAGCCTAAATGCTAAACTTATCAGTCCATTAGAAGTAATCAATGCGGTGATTGAGCACTATCATGCCAATCCTTTTATTGAGATAGCTCAGGTCGAGGGCTTTGTTCGACAAATCCTCGGCTGGCGTGAGTATGTGCGCGGTATCTATTGGGCCAATATGCCCAACTACGCCAACATTAATGCCCTCGAGGCCACGCGCAAGCTGCCCGACTACTTTTGGCATGGTAAGACTCGAATGAATTGCCTGCACCATGCTTTATCTCAGTCACTCGATTACGCCTATGCCCATCATATTCAACGCTTAATGGTGATTGGCAATTTTTGTCTATTGACCGAAATCGCCCTCGATGAGGTAGATAAATGGTACTTAGGCGTGTATGTGGATGCGATTGAATGGGTCGAAATGCCCAATACTCGCGGCATGGCGCTATTTGCCGATGGCGGCATCGTCGGCACTAAACCCTATGCCGCGAGCGGCAGTTATATCAATAAAATGAGTGATTATTGCGGCAGTTGTCATTACAAGATAAAAGAACGTAGCGGCGCACTCGCCTGCCCGTTAAACAGCCTATATTGGCGCTTTATGGATAAACACCGCGCGCAGCTCTCCCATAATCCACGCATCGCCATGCTGTACCGCACTTGGGATAAAACCGATGAGGCGGCAAGGCAGGCCATTCTGGCTACTGCCGAACAACATCTCGCGCAACTTGAACGCCTATAGAGGCCTATTCGCATGGGAGAAACGCGATGAATATTTTGGTATTAGGTGGCAGCGGTGGTATAGGTCACGCCATGGTGAATAAGCTGCGCGAAACCTATCCCGAGGCCACTATTTATGCGACCTATAAATATCATCAGCCAGATACAGGGCGAGGCGATGGCGTTATCTGGCATCGGCTGGATATCACCCTTGAGGAGGAGATTAAGCAACTGAGTCAAAACATTCCCCAATTAGATTGGCTAATCAACTGTATTGGCATGCTACACACCGAGGATAAGGGGCCAGAAAAAAGCGTGCAGGCACTCGATGGGGATTTTTTCCTGCACAATATCAAGCTAAACACGCTGCCCAGTATGATGTTGGCAAAGCACTTTGAACCCACGTTAAAACGCAGTGTGTCGGCCAGATTTGCCGTGGTATCGGCCAAAGTCGGCAGCATTAGCGATAACCGCTTGGGTGGCTGGTACAGTTATCGCGCCTCAAAAGCGGCGCTGAATATGTTCCTCAAAACGCTATCGATTGAATGGCAAAGAAGCATCAAACACTGCGTGGTGCTGTCACTGCATCCTGGCACTACGGATACGCCATTATCCAAACCTTTTCAGCAGAACGTGCCTAAACAAAAGCTGTTTACACCAGAGTATGTCGCCCAATGTTTAGTCAGTATTATCGCCAAGGCCACACCAGCACAAACGGGCAGCTTTTTGGCCTACGATGGTGCAGAGTTACCTTGGTAGCGAATATTGACAATAGTTAAACTTGGCAGCTTTCAGTAATGACAGCTCTTAACCCTGACAACTCTTAACCTTCACAAAAATAGGCATAGTTTATTCGGCTGCCTTGCCCCCATACAGCCGTCCAAGTATTCACATCGCTCATATAACCAAAGTGGATTGACTGCGATGCGTCACACTCCCCTTGAAACGGCGCCTTGTTGTCATTAATAAATTGCGCCGCAGCCGCCAAAATATCACTGCATGCCTCATCATCGGCAACTAACCAGATAAAGTCTTCGCGACAATCTTCCCTAGCTATCATCTCTTCGGGTGAATATAAGTCCAGCTTTTGCTTGAGTGTTAACCACTGCTCGGGCGAAACATTGCAGGAGATAGCCAGCTTATCAAGCACCCCAGCACCGCCAGCCCAAAAGGATAAATCAAAGTCTAACTGCAGAGGTTCTGGGGCAAAGCCCAATAGGTTTTCAATCACTTGCAAGCTTTTGGCTAAATCGGCATCGGGCCTACGATAACGCACCTCAACACCATCATACTCACGCATGCTACGACTCCTTTCTTAAGTGCATTGCCCTTATTTGAGCGGCCCGGTTTCACTCACGGGTTTCTTTAATAACTTACGCTGTAAGGTACGGCGGTGCATCCCCAGTTGGCGGGCGGTAGCCGACACATTGCCCTGATTGGCATTGAGCACTTGCTGAATATGCTCCCATTCTAGCCGTTTAGGGCTGAGCGGCGAGTCATCGATTTCATCCTCGGGCAGTGCGCTCGCCTGACTGTTCACCTCAAAGGCGGCCAACAAGGTTTGGGTATCGACGGGTTTGGCAAGATAATTATCCGCGCCGAGGCGAATCGCCTCTACCGCAGTAGCAATGCTGGCGTAGCCCGTTAGCAACACCATGGTGACCTTAGGCAACAGATTACGCAGGGGCACGATTAAGCTCAGGCCATTGGCCTCGGCAAGTTTCATATCCAGCAGGATATGGGTAGGGCAAAATTCCCGCGCCACCAGCAGCGCATTACTGGCATCGTGACTTAAGCGGCATTCGAAACCATGGCGAGTCAACCGCCGCGCAAGCACGCCTGCAAGCGCCTGATCGTCTTCAATAATCAATAGCCGTTTCATAGCGCCTCCGTCGTCGTGGCCGATGCATTAGGCTGCAAGAGGGTAAAACGAATTTGCGCCACTGTGCCCCCTTGAGGATGATTGGCGAGGATCAACTCCGCCCCCAAACGCTCGAGGCTGGCATGGCTCAGCAGCAAGGCTACGCCTAAGCCTTTGGGGCTCTCGATTAATAAGGTGCCTAATTGTGGCAATAATGACGGAGCGATACCCGTGCCATAATCACGGATCTGCAAATAGATCTGCCCTTCACTTGGCGCGCTATCGAGACTAATATCCACTTGGGCGACACCTAAGGTTTCGGCGCTGGCGCGGGCGGCATTTTCAATCAAGGCCATAATGGCAGGGGTTAGGCTCATATCGGTTAAGATCTGTTGTTCTTCTAATTGTTTAGGTGCGCAGGTGATCAACCAATTGAGTTCGGTTTGCGGCATCAATAACTGGGTTTTCTGCTTTAATCCGACCACCAGCTCGGTGACCTTTTGTGGCCGCTGACGACGGTCGCGAATCGACTCAGTCGCCAAGCGCAGCTCTGCCAAAGTATGTTCACAGCGCCCCAGCGCAGTTTCCATTTCAACTACGGTTATTGAAGGTTCGGGTTGTTCTTCCCTTAATTCGTCGAGCAATAATCGCAGTGTCGATAGCGGCGTCGCCAGTTGATGGGCCATTTGCGCCGAAACGGTACCAAGCGCCAATAACTGCTCCTGCCGCAGTTGTCCTTCGCGCATATAGGCAAGCTGCGCATCCTGACGGCGCATGCGCTTGGCAATTAACGCCACACTGGTGGTCAATACCAGCGCCGAAATCACAAAGTTAAACCACATGCCGAGATAGTGGGAACTCATATCCATACCGTGGTGATGCATTTGCGATTCTGGCACGGTAAAAATCATCAGGCTGTAGGCAAGCGTAGAGATTGCCGTCAGGCTCCAAGGTGCCCAAATCGGCAGAGTCACGGCGGCGAGCGCTATGGGTAATAGCAGTAAGGAGATAAACGCATTGGTCGCC encodes:
- a CDS encoding ATP-binding protein, with translation MVKILGTNLQAADQVALLRTLGLLLQIGLTLFAADTFGLSLQMEPLVHVFVLEVLYLSLTLALRKPLFAKERGLFIALSLDTLFWISWLYFSGGATNAFISLLLLPIALAAVTLPIWAPWSLTAISTLAYSLMIFTVPESQMHHHGMDMSSHYLGMWFNFVISALVLTTSVALIAKRMRRQDAQLAYMREGQLRQEQLLALGTVSAQMAHQLATPLSTLRLLLDELREEQPEPSITVVEMETALGRCEHTLAELRLATESIRDRRQRPQKVTELVVGLKQKTQLLMPQTELNWLITCAPKQLEEQQILTDMSLTPAIMALIENAARASAETLGVAQVDISLDSAPSEGQIYLQIRDYGTGIAPSLLPQLGTLLIESPKGLGVALLLSHASLERLGAELILANHPQGGTVAQIRFTLLQPNASATTTEAL
- a CDS encoding cryptochrome/photolyase family protein encodes the protein MQLRQQLQHFHTVRLILGDQLNAQHTWYQQVDPKVLYLIAELHQENTYVTHHVQKICAFFSAMAQFASELGAAGHQVRYLTLDETQDFADLNALLQHYVAETGAIKFEYQRPDEYRLLAQLSQLKLANAVVNCVDTEHFLLPFDEIDREFPQGQHRLMEHFYRRMRKRFNILMTDGKPVGGQWNYDASNRQKLKSQDIKSLPTPLMFGHNVQDILERLQRHGINTMGKADTHLLWPINRAQSLELLKHFCEYCLPAFGRFQDAMTQQHPAQWCLYHSRLSFSLNAKLISPLEVINAVIEHYHANPFIEIAQVEGFVRQILGWREYVRGIYWANMPNYANINALEATRKLPDYFWHGKTRMNCLHHALSQSLDYAYAHHIQRLMVIGNFCLLTEIALDEVDKWYLGVYVDAIEWVEMPNTRGMALFADGGIVGTKPYAASGSYINKMSDYCGSCHYKIKERSGALACPLNSLYWRFMDKHRAQLSHNPRIAMLYRTWDKTDEAARQAILATAEQHLAQLERL
- a CDS encoding GGDEF domain-containing protein, with amino-acid sequence MLTATFRNLTMGGSLNFRDVYFVLADIDYFKKINDEYGHDVGDQVLVCFAHFLKNSIHSTDQVYRFGGEEFLLIFEGYCYQSAIQRTEELIKALNEKPLKLDDLSIAVTASFGLAVLKDSDTDISVVSRADKALYQAKRSGRNRLCTME
- the hslV gene encoding ATP-dependent protease subunit HslV is translated as MTTIVSVRRNNQVVIAGDGQVSLGNTVMKGNAKKVRRLYHNKVLAGFAGGTADAFTLFERFESKLEMHQGHLLRSAVELAKDWRTDRMLRKLEAMLVVADAEASLIITGNGDVVQPEHDLVAIGSGGNYAQAAALALLQNTELSALEIAEKSLTIAGDICVFTNQFKTIEELNY
- the hslU gene encoding ATP-dependent protease ATPase subunit HslU, with the protein product MSEMTPREIVHELDAHIIGQKKAKRSVAVALRNRWRRMQLDADFRQEVTPKNILMIGPTGVGKTEIARRLAKLANAPFIKVEATKFTEVGYVGKEVEQIIRDLTDIAIKLTREQQMGKCRQRAEEHAEERILDALLPKPKNDWDNTESDTSSNTRQIFRKKLREGQLDDKEIDIDVAQPQIGIEIMSPPGMEEMTNQLQSLFKNMGQAPAKRRKMKIKEAFKLLIEEEAAKLVNQEDLKEQAIELVEQHGIVFLDEIDKICKRGETSGPDVSREGVQRDLLPLVEGCTVTTKHGMVKTDHILFIASGAFQMSKPSDLIPELQGRLPIRVELDALSADDFKRILTEPHASLTEQYIALMATEGVTIEFTESGIESIAKAAWQVNERTENIGARRLHTVMEKLMEDISYEASDKSGSSFVIDADYVSAHLDNLVQDEDLSRFIL
- a CDS encoding response regulator, with protein sequence MKRLLIIEDDQALAGVLARRLTRHGFECRLSHDASNALLVAREFCPTHILLDMKLAEANGLSLIVPLRNLLPKVTMVLLTGYASIATAVEAIRLGADNYLAKPVDTQTLLAAFEVNSQASALPEDEIDDSPLSPKRLEWEHIQQVLNANQGNVSATARQLGMHRRTLQRKLLKKPVSETGPLK
- a CDS encoding DUF971 domain-containing protein is translated as MTTSTPNVTDLKLKRKSRILEISFDNGEQYQLSCEMLRVYSPSAEVHGHGNPKLVTHKKNVNITRIEPVGNYAVKIVFDDGHDTGLFSWQVLYDLATHQVELWEKYLARLRAEKASREPLIAMNIKYN
- a CDS encoding SDR family oxidoreductase produces the protein MNILVLGGSGGIGHAMVNKLRETYPEATIYATYKYHQPDTGRGDGVIWHRLDITLEEEIKQLSQNIPQLDWLINCIGMLHTEDKGPEKSVQALDGDFFLHNIKLNTLPSMMLAKHFEPTLKRSVSARFAVVSAKVGSISDNRLGGWYSYRASKAALNMFLKTLSIEWQRSIKHCVVLSLHPGTTDTPLSKPFQQNVPKQKLFTPEYVAQCLVSIIAKATPAQTGSFLAYDGAELPW
- a CDS encoding DUF4375 domain-containing protein — its product is MSEKVPCTACQTLIMPSTAERNAGLCMPCKNGNRENIEQAKAYYQKERELDKTCPFRALLRDIVVRVHDDKQGFHTLSEAAQHYYAVNCLSGEVYNGGFIQYFDNSSGEHYAVAERGLEQIGALHSLALLQQAKQVVFGDDPVPTDRDLRLAATDNPVAEARLNQLDDEFYKDLDNLDIKLESYAIQTGLVSAIE